Proteins encoded in a region of the Megalops cyprinoides isolate fMegCyp1 chromosome 3, fMegCyp1.pri, whole genome shotgun sequence genome:
- the tagln3b gene encoding transgelin-3b — MANRGPSYGLSREVQEKIDQKYDPELEARLVDWIIAQCGGNVERPQPGKQNFQNWLMDGTLLCRLINSLYPRGKEPIKKIPETQMAFRQMEKISQFLKAAEAYGVISTDIFQTVDLWEGKDMAAVQRTLMALGSVALTKDDGYYRGDRDWFHRKAQGHRREFSEEQLRQGQSLIGLQMGSNRGASQSGMTGYGMPRQIM, encoded by the exons ATGGCAAACAGAGGACCCAGTTACGGACTGAGTCGGGAGGTGCAGGAAAAGATAGATCAGAAGTACGACCCTGAGCTGGAGGCCCGCTTGGTGGACTGGATCATTGCACAGTGTGGGGGAAATGTGGAGAGACCACAGCCTGGCAAGCAGAACTTCCAGAACTGGCTAATGGATGGAACA CTTCTCTGCAGACTCATTAACAGTCTGTATCCTCGTGGCAAAGAGCCCATAAAGAAGATCCCAGAGACACAGATGGCTTTCAGACAGATGGAGAAGATCTCACAGTTCCTAAAAGCAGCCGAGGCCTACGGGGTGATTTCCACCGACATCTTTCAAACCGTTGACTTGTGGGAAG GGAAGGACATGGCTGCTGTGCAGAGAACCTTGATGGCTCTGGGGAGTGTCGCCCTCACAAAGGATGATGGGTACTACCGTGGCGACCGTGACTGGTTCCACAG GAAAGCACAGGGTCATCGGCGTGAGTTTTCAGAGGAGCAGCTTCGTCAGGGCCAGAGCCTGATCGGCCTGCAGATGGGCAGCAATCGCGGGGCGTCTCAGTCGGGCATGACGGGCTATGGCATGCCTCGCCAGATCATGTAA